A segment of the Lycium ferocissimum isolate CSIRO_LF1 chromosome 5, AGI_CSIRO_Lferr_CH_V1, whole genome shotgun sequence genome:
caccaaagttattttTTCACACATGATCTCCCAAAGAAGGTGATGATTGATGTGCAACAAATTCGTTCAAGTGACAATCCCGCATTTGTTCACCAAATCTTTGCCAACTTCAACTCTTGAGAGGATgatattcaagattggaatgcgaagactcCGACACCTCGAATATTGGTCTTCGTCGGGGGGAGTgaaatacgcgttgtactcttttccTTAATCAAGTTTTGTCCATTGGGTTTTCTTGCaaggttttaatgaggcaactcctcaaagcgtattactagatatgtgtactcttttccTTCATCGAGGCTTTTTCCACGAGTTTTTCCcaataaggtttttaacgatGCACATCATctatggacatccaagggggagtgttatgaaattatggatgtCCATTTCTCAAATATAATGCTCCTTCCACCATGTTAATGGTTCTCCCTTTTTCTTCCACCATGTTAATGGATCTTCCATTTACTTCCaccatttcatatattaaatacatatgtaccactataaatagaggcataaattttcatatgaaaTACACTTGTAACACATTTTGGAAGAATAGTAAAAATCTCTCCTCTTTTGTCATtctatttctatggttttcatccattaaTATTGTGACTCTTTTAGCTTCATTTTATAACAGAGCTTAAATATTTGAATACTTGGTCCCATTAATAACTACCTTTAAGATTTAAAGTCATACAAgcatatattcagacttgaagAACATTAACTGCTTCTTCAACTAGAAAAATATAACaacttgtatatgtatatatctggGACGTCACCAAATTTAATGCATCGGTTGAATTTAGGTATATATTTTTCGTACAGATGCTAAGTTACTGGAGATTAATACTATATTTAAATCTTTTTGTGTGAATACTGTTAGAATATGTAattagtaaaatatattttgtaatattttgtaatcttctattttaggatagcatatgttagtattatttagTGAAATTAGTTCCTAATTTGTAGCCTACAATTATGTTGTAAATCATGTATATCAACCCATTCATGGGAACAAACATTATTCAAGGAAAACATTCTCTTATATGGTATCGACTAGGTTCTCCTAAAACCCCTAGCATCCCAAAACCCTACCCCTCGCCCGCCAACCCCCCCCTTTGGCCgccgacccccccccccccccctctctctctctctcttcgttTTCCTCCTCTTCTCCATGGCCGACACCTCCAAGTTGCATCCCGCGACTACCGTCACCAATATCAAATCATGCATTCCTATTGTGCTTGACTACGAAGGAAGCCAATACAAGAATGGGCTACCCTCTTCAAGCTCCATTGTCGTGCCAACTTGGTGATCGACCATATCCTACTCCCTCGCTCTCCCACCGTGCCACCACCGGCCACGCGCACCGAGAAACTTCGTCGCTAAGGCCCTAGCGGGAACGGGCCGGATGACATTGTTCGGCAATGGATTTATGGCACCATATCCAATGATCTTCTTAACACGATCATTCATCCAGGACACCGCCGCCGAGGCTTGGGACCGCCTTGTTCATCTTTTTCAGGACAATAAATCGGCTAGGGCTCTCGCTCTTGATGCGAAGTTCACCAACACCAAATTGGTGGATTTTCCGAATGTGAAAGCATACTGCACCAGGCTGAAAGTTCTTGCAGACAACCTTGCCAACGTCGGTCACAAAGTTTCCGACGAACGACTTGTGCTTCGCCTTTCGCGAGGGTTGTCGGAGGAATATAAGACTTTCGCACAACGGTGCAAGACCGTACTCCTCTCCCGTCTTTTGACGTTGTCCGTCGATGCTCGAGTTTGAGGAAGATAGCCATGCCGAGGACGCCATTCATGACGCCGCTCAACCGCCGCTCTTGTTTCCCACAATGTTACCTCGCATTTCTGTAATGGACAGCCCCATACCCCGAAAATAACGCCAACAATCGTGGAACTGCGAGACCGTGGCAAGAAAACAACCGCGGTCAGCGCGCGCGCAACCGCAACAACCGCGTGCGGGGCCGTAATGGACAAAGGGGCGCGGGGGCGCCGCGCCACCGCACGGCCGCGCGCAAAGAAGGCTGGAAGAAGCAAGGCCTCGCTGCCCCGTCGTGGTATTATCCACCATGGGCGCTTGGGGGCCGCGCCGTGGGCCACCCCACCTTGTCCCTATCCGACGGGCCGGATGGCGGCAGCCCCGCGGGCGGCAAAGAACCGCGTCCGGCTCCTCGCGCGCCAGGAGTTCTTGGTCCCTCGTCCTCACGGTCGTTTCTACTCACAACCTCGTCATCACATGGCGGGGTATGCGCCACGTATATTGATCGGCTATGCACACAATGTCGTTGAATCCGCCCGATGACGTAGAATTGGCACATGGACACCGGAGCCACATCTCATATGACCAACTCCCAAGGTACTCTCTCGTCTTATTATCAATTGAGCAAAAATaatggcattgttgttggtaatggTAGCATGATTCCAATTCGTGGTTATGGTCATGCTTCCCTTCAAGTAAATCCCTCTTTAAAACTGAAAAATGTCTTACATGCACCtaaactcatcaaaaaccttATTTCTGTTCGTAAATTTACCATCGATAATATGGTTTCTGTTGAATTTGATCCTTTTGGTTTTAATGTGAAGGATTTACGTACGGGGAACAAACTCATGAGATGTGAGAGAGTTCGGGTGATCTTTATCCATTCTTCCCAAATTTTCGAGCCATCTCGCCATTCGCACCATCTCGCTTTTAGTGTCATCTCTCTCATCCGGCACTCCGTTTAGGTCATCCAGGGGATGTTATTCTTAGTTCTTACGTAgtagtaatttgattgaatGTAATAAGGCTCGAAACAATGTTTGTCATTCTTGCCTTCcggggaaattaattaaattgcctTTTTATGACTCTCTTTCAACTACTACTATGCCCTTTGATATTGTTCACAAGTTGATGTATGGACCGCACCTCGTTCTTAGCTCATCCACCACGTACATTATGTTTTATTTCTTGACAATTACACaaattttctttggacttttccAATCAAAACAAAGTCCCAGGTTTATGATGTTTTCTTTGTCGTTCCGAATTTCATTCGCACTCgccttgaaaaagaaatcaaaacttTTCAATGTGACAACGGGCGTGAATTTGATAATAgtctttttcataaattttgtgAACAAAACGGGATGTGTTTCCGCCTTTCTTGTCCCCACACTTCCCCCCCCCCAAAATGGTAAGGCGGAACGGAAAATAAAATCGATCAATAATGTTGTTCGTACACTTGCCCATGCATCTATGCCCCCCTCCTATTGGCATCACGCTTTGGCCATGGCCACGTACCTACACAATATTCTCCCTTCTAAACTCTTAGCATATAAGTCACCCACTCACATTCTTTATCAAAAGAATCCATCCTACTCTCATCTTCGAGTTTTTGGTTGTCTATGCTTTCCTCTCTTTCCCTCCAcacaaattcataagctacaaTCTAGGTCCACTCCATGTGTCTTCCTAGGATACCCTTCCAACCATCGGGGGTACAAATGCTATGACTTATCGAGCCGAAAAATAATCATAGCTCGGCATGTGTGGTTTGATGAaaattcctttcctttttcaCAAATGCATACTCTATCTCCTACCTCATATGATTTTTTAGATGATGATAATTCCCCATTGAGAATCCACTTGTTGCATGACCAGGCCGCTGCTTCCCCAATACAGCCCCTCCCTCTCGTGCAACCCACCACCCGATCTCCCCTACCTCTTCTCCTTCATCGCCAACCGCCCTTGCCAGTCCGCCTCCACCGCCCCCACGGAGTTCCCCCGCTGCCAGCCCTTCCCTCTCCCACACTGCCCCACCACGGCAGCGCCCCCCTCTCCCGCAGCCACCCACCCATGCATCGCATGACTACACGTAGTCAACATGGGATTTTTAAGCCCAACTCAAAGTACCATAATCAAGCCTTAAGTGTCACCACCAATTCCATCTCCCCCATTCCTCGGAATCCCGTTGGTGCCCTTAATGATCCGAATTGGAAGAATGCTATGCAAGATGAATATAATGCTCTTATTAATAGTAAGACTTGGGAGTTGGTCCCTCGTCCTCCAAATGCTAATATTATTCGgtctttatggatttttcggcaTAAAAAGAAATCTGATGGTTCTTTTGAGAGGCATAAAGCCCGTCTTGTAGGTGATGGCAGGTCTCAACGGGAGGGTGTTGATTGTGACGAGACGTTCAGTCCGGTGGTCAAGCCGGCAACTATCCGTGTGGTTCTTACTATTGCTTTATCTCGCTCTTGGCCCATTCACCAGCTTGATGTAAAGAATGCTTTCTTGCATGGCAATTTGAATGAGATCGTCTATATGTATCAACCTTTGGGGTTCCGGGATCCAGCTCGTCCTGATCATGTTTGTCTCTTGCGTAAATATCTTTATGGTTTGAAGCAGGCACCACGGGCTTGGTATCAGCGTTTTGCTGAATATGTGGCAACCATTGGTTACTCCCATAGTACATCTGACAactctctcttcatcttttgtcgTGGGAAAGATATTGCTtatattttgttatatgtggatgatattaTTCTAACTGCATCTTCAGACTCTCTCAGACTCGGCATCATGTCCAAATTAGCTACGGAATTTGCAATGAAAGACTTGGGTCCGTTGAGCTATTTTTTGGGGATTGCAGTCTCCAGGGACAACAATAGCCTCTTTATGTCTCAGAGTTCTTATGCGCAGAGGATATTCTTGTGAGCGGCACAGCATGTCACAAAGGTAAGCCCCGCCCCACCCGGGGCCTGACTCAAAGGGCAAACTCAGCGCTTCTTCAAGCGCCCCGTATGAGGATCCTACGAAGTATCGTCGTCTGGCTGGTGCTTTGCAATACTTGACATTCACTCGGCCTGACATATCATACGCTGTCCAACAAGTTTGCTTGTTTATGCATGACCCCAAGGTCCAAAGATATGGAAGCATTAAAACGCATTTTGCGTTACATTCGAGGTACGATTGACTTTGGCACACATTTATACAAATCCCTCACGTCACTCCTATCATATACAGATGCTGATTGGGGAGGATGTCCAGACACTCGACGCTCCACGTCGGGTTATTGTGTCTATCTTGGGGATAACTTGATTTCTTGGTCTTCCAAGCGCCAACCTACTCTATCTAAGTCAAGTGCTGAAGCAGAATACAGAGGGGTTGCTAATGTTGTCTCTGAGTCTTGTTGGATTCGTAATCTGTTGCTTGAACTCCATTGTCCTATTCGTAAAGCAACGTTGGTCTAATGTAAGTGCCATTTACTTGTCTGGAAATCCGGTACAACATCAACGTACCAAGCATATCGAAATGGACATTCACTTTGTTCGCGAAAAGGTTAGACGTGGCGAAGTTCGTGTCCTACACGTTCCGTCCCGTTATCGATTGCTGACATTTTCACCAAAGGTCTTCCGCGCGTACTATTTGATGATTTTCGCGACAGTCTAACCGTTCGTAAACCTCCCGCTTCGACTGCGGGGGTGTGTTAGAATATGTAattagtaaaatatattttgtaatattttgtaatcttctattttaggatagcatatgttagtattatttagTGAAATTAGTTCCTAATTTGTAGCCTACAATTATGTTGTAAATCATGTATATCAACCCATTCATGGGAACAGATTATTCTAGGAAAACATTCTCTTATAAATACAAACattgatttcaaaaattttgtagataaattgaGAATATTCACATCCTACATTAAAATTTACTAGGCATCACAATTTTTGACTCAAACACATGCTAGAATATTGAAAACATCGTAATCAATAGAACAGATACttgtttcacaaaaaaaaaatattgtttcaCAGAAAAATAATACTATCAGAATTAACAATAGTAGTACATTTATTTGTGAGACGCCACACGAACAATAATTCAATTAAGCATTCTCTTCAGTCTTAGTCAAGGAAACATGATTGTGTTTGATTTAATCAACAGGTTGAATTCTTATATTGGCTGTTTCCAATTTTTAATTATGGAgtagtagtatgagtacaaGCAATTATCCCAAAATGTTCATTTTAATAAAGTGTTTGAAGCTTCGTTGTACCATATCAAATTCAAATTAGATGGAGTAAAAGTCTAGGTTCACTGAATCTGTTAGCTTTCCTGatccattttattttaaaatgtactaggtttattttcttgtttaccCTTAGACAAAAAGTAGATCTAGACAAGTTGTATTATACAGATACAATATTGTGTCCATAGAATAAACCAAAGTGGAAAACAAGTAAACTGCTGCTGCTAACTAATGAGACATAAAATGCTCACGACTATCTTTTTAAACTAAACTATACTTCCAACAAACATAACTAATAGAAAGCTCTACCATATTTTACATTACTTGTATATTTTAGTGTATTTGACTGAAGACTAAGCTTTGTCGATGATACGAGGCATTAGTACTTTTCTTAACTTATATACTCACGTTGTAAATAATTCCTACACTATcaatatattttaatatgttGAAATGTTataacatgttatatatattctCTATTTTTCATGTTACTAATTTCACTTATGGAGGGATAGAGCCCGGCGGCTAAGACACGTCCCAGATAATTGcaatggagaaaaaataattataaactaGATGTTGAATGATTAACACTTTGTGACTTAGTAGTACAGATGGAACAGAGCGATTCAAACGGACAATATAAAATGTAAGAAACAAACAATAATAGGCAATTTTATAATATAGGTCAAATATATGTGCAGTACTAAATTAAACAGACATGGCAAGTTGTAATATAATATCGTATTCAGCCATAGCCGACGTTTTAGACAATATTCATTCCTTCGAATAAACTAGTTCtgattattactattatttccGTTCATTTTATGTGTTTTAATTTAACTAGACCCAGAATTTAAGATAGATAACGTATCAAAATGCCGGTCGAATATTGTATCTTAAACATCTCATGTGGTTATATAGAAGTTACAGAGGagtactaaatatagaaattgatATTTCTTTAAACAGATCAccatgaagaaaaataaaacacttgGTAAAAACGGGAGAGTTTATCTTAAGACAAGTTGCTCAGATTTGTCACCTTTCTCTCTATATATAAGCAAATCAAGAGCAGAAGCCGCAAATGTATTTCTTCTTAGTAAAATTTTCCTATTAAGACAAACTTGTATCTCTGAAAATTAAAATGGATTCTTATTCAAACGTAgctatttcttctttttctaattcTTCTTCCTCTAGCTCTATTCCATTTTCTACATATCCACAAAGAGaagtaaagaaaaacaaaacattaCCCTCATATCACTCCTCACTTCATGGAGTTCGAAGGCGCCCAGCAAAACCAATGACCAAACAACCAATTGCCCCAATGCCACCAACACCTCCTAAAATTTATAGAGTCGAACCTGTTAATTTTAAGGAAGTTGTCCAAATGCTCACTTCAGCTCCCGAGTTTCAATCCATATCCATTAATTCTATCTCTAGTTCTGATTCTGGTTCTGGCTCTGGCTCTGGCTCTATCTCTGTCTCTGGTTCTTTCAACTCGAGGCGTTTAAAAGATGTTGCTCCTCCTCCTCTTGATCTCTCACCGGTTTCATTACAAAgaaataatagcaataataatATCGCTGCACAATGGCGCGAGTTCCTtcgtcctttttcttcttcctcaaacAACCAATTAGTTGAATCAATCGAGACGTGCATTGACTTAACAACAACGTCTGAGGCTGAAGAAAGATCACACGTAATGCCCCGGATTCCATCAGAGAATTATTTTGGGTCGTGCAGTCCACTGGCTAATTTTCCTCTATCACCTGCCTCATTTGCATGGTGCTCTTCTATTCTTTTTAGCCCAGGCACGCTTCCTTCACCAAACGCAGTTCAAATCATTTGAGAGTTGTAACTTATTATAATCGTCATTGTTTAAAAATGGGTATTAGTATATGTTTACCTTATGGATGGATcaagaatttgaatttgaacGAAATTGTAGGTATCACAATTCAAATACTTAAATTgctgttttcttcttttcttttttttcacttcCATCTTCACCTCCTATTCAAAAACATGATCAGATTTGTTGTATTtccaatttttatttctattgtaTGGTCTGTGATTATTTGTGCCCTGTTTGTGACTGCTCAAGTGCGCTGTGATTTACTGttaattgtttttttattttaatggtCCAACTGATGATATAACAGAAGGCTTTGAATCAAAAACAGTACTCTAGCTTGTAAGTTTTATGATTACAATTTTTTCTTACACTAATTTGGTTTACAATTCGACTACAGCAAAAGCTTTTTCctcttttatcacataatcttaCTTTGCAATAACTCAAAAGACAATCCctgcccccaaaaaaaaaaattaaaaaaaatgatgtcTTATATCAGAATCCGATTTCTAAGTTAGTCGTGATCGGCTTTCGGGTCTAAATTAGACCAAACAAACTAGCTTGTTCATTCTAACTTATACTAtcatgaatttaaaaaaaaaaaaaaaaaaaaacttatactATCATGTCACTTATAACTCAATGTACCTTTAAAATAAACTTAACTTTCTGTTCTACTATACCTTAATCAAAATAATCTTGAtatagggtgtgttcggtatggaggaaaacattttctggaaaatgtttttcaattttctcacgttcgtttggtcaaaaattttggaaaacattttcttttaaaaaacatttt
Coding sequences within it:
- the LOC132058015 gene encoding uncharacterized protein LOC132058015, which codes for MDSYSNVAISSFSNSSSSSSIPFSTYPQREVKKNKTLPSYHSSLHGVRRRPAKPMTKQPIAPMPPTPPKIYRVEPVNFKEVVQMLTSAPEFQSISINSISSSDSGSGSGSGSISVSGSFNSRRLKDVAPPPLDLSPVSLQRNNSNNNIAAQWREFLRPFSSSSNNQLVESIETCIDLTTTSEAEERSHVMPRIPSENYFGSCSPLANFPLSPASFAWCSSILFSPGTLPSPNAVQII